The region AGACAGGATCGAGGATGGCGGCAGCGCGGGCATTTTCTTGTCGCCCAACAATTCCTTCCGTCTTCCGGAAGATACTGACCGTCCGGTCATCATGGTTGGACCTGGAACCGGTATTGCACCCTTCCGCGCGTTTCTTCAGGAGCGCCGAGCCTCGGGTGCAAAGGGACAAAACTGGCTGTTCTTCGGTGATCAGCATAAGGCCCATGATTTCATCTACGAGGATGAACTGAGCGTCATGAGCGAACAGGGTGTCCTGAACCGTCTCGATCTCGCCTTCTCCCGGGACCAGGACCAGAAGATCTATGTCCAGCACCGGATGAGGGAGAACGGCAAGGATCTTTATTCATGGCTGGAGGACGGCGCCTTTTTCTATGTCTGCGGCGACGCTATCCGAATGGCCCGAGATGTCGACCGCGCATTGCATGAGGTTGTTGCAGAGTTCGGTGCACATTCGCCAGAAGAGGCAGCGGCCTATGTCGCCAATATGAAACGCGACAAACGTTATTTGCGTGACGTTTACTGAAGACCATTTCAATCTTCGTGAGGCCCGGGAGCCAGTATTTGTGAACAAGATCTTTAAAGGAACTGACGTCGGAACAAGGCTGGTGGTCGACAACACCTCCGCTTCAAGAAAGCAATCCGCCGGCAGCACGCATTGCGAAATCGCAGACCTTTACCTGTCAGCCGGGAATAGGGCGCGTGGCTTGAGTGGCGGTGTCGACCTTTTGCGAAACTGGTTGCCGAGCTTTGAGCGCGTAATTGCCTCCACAGCAAACGCATGTGCCGTTATGGCCGACATCGGCATTTACCAGGTTCCAATGTGCGTAGGTGAAGATCTCACATTCGACAATACGGGTATAGCAACCAGGTTGCTGACTACCAGCATTGAAACACTGGTCGCTGTTGAAGCGGATGTCTCCTCCAAGGAGCCACCGTCGCTGCAGGCTTTCGATGCCGCAGGCCGAGCAGTCCACAAGTGTCATATTGCCTCTCTCTCGGATCAACTGGCCTTTGACGTCCTGATGTATGGTGCACGCGAGAAGGATCTCGCAATGAGCCTGCCGGGTCCCTTTTTCGGCTTCGTCTCAGAAGCGTTGAAACCAGCGGGGAAACTACCGGCGCAGTCTTTCTGTGAGCAGGATGTAAAGGACACTCTGGATAACTGCTTGCGTTACGAGGGAAAAAGTCGCCACGACCGCTTGAAAAAGATGGATCGGAGCGAAGCCTGGACGATCGACCGACAAGTCATCCCCCATGTGTTGCGCTACTTCTGTGAACTGCGCATGCCGATGATGATCGGTGTTCCAAGCTCGGCTTGCATGCAATTGAAATCCGGGCGCCTGGACGACTTCCGCCAGCACGGGGATCTCCTCGAACTGGATGCCGAAGCATGCAGGGTTTACCTCGATCCCGCTGCGATCTCTGAATATTGGGTCGTGCGCAACCGGAACGGCCTGTCCCTCGAGTGCTATTCGAAATCAGGGGCATGCGTTCTGGTTTTCGCTCATAACCGCCTACCTGAGAGCCGTTTCAATCAAACCTGGACAGAAGTCATGCAATCGCTGCCCCGCTGTGGTGCCGCACAGCAGGCCCATCATGGCGAACGATAGTGACAGCGGAACGGTAGAACCAAGGTTCAAGAACAAGAGGGCGGAAAATGCCATGCTTGCGGAGACGCTCGAAGAAACCATACGCCGGGCGGCGAAGACGCCTTATCTTGCAGAGCAATTGTTTGTGTTCGGAATGCGCTGCGTGCAGAATGGTTACGACAACCAATATCTCGACCATTGGTGCAAAGTCTGGGTGCGATATTCCGCTGATTTCGGTGAGAACAACTGCCGTTCACTTCTTGATGCCCTTTGGGAATTCGTGCGGGTTTACCGGTGGCATGCAAGTGATCCAACGGGCCATCATTGCCTTGAGTGCCCTTGTATGGCCCGGGACGAATATCTTTCAATGGCCCTGATATCCGCCCTGCAGCATCAGGATGTCGCCTGCTCGGGAAAATGCTTGCGCGAGATTGCGCCAGTCGCGGGTCTAGCAGAACTCGAACGCCGGGCATGGCAACTCGCCGCCGAGTATCTGAGCCTCGGTCAGCGGTTCCTTCCGGTTTCGCTCACAGATGTTGAGACCACGTTGCTGATCACAGACGCATTACGTGACGCCAGTACAGCAACGCTGCACTGAAGCTGAGAAAACGCATGTCTACCGATGCCCCCTCACCCGAAGTTGTTTCAAAGACACAGGCGGAAGCCAATCATGAATACGAATGTCACCGACACGAATTATCCCGCTGTCGCTGTCCCGGTACTGTTTTCGGCGGATCTTCGGCGGACCTCAATGTTCTATAGTGACGCGTTGGGCTTTGCAGTTTATCGGGAGAGCGATGGATTGAGGGTTCGGCGCTCCCAACTCGATCTCAAGATCACACTGATGACCAATGCAGACCTGATGGCCAATCTAAGTGTCGTCTTCCGCGTGGACGAGATTGGTAAACTTCATGAGGAATACCGTGGCCGTTCCCTGCCGAACTTGGGTCAGGTCAAACACGGAATTTGCGGCAAGCCGCAATTTTCCCTGACCGACCCCGATGGAAACAGTCTCTATTTCGTTGAAACTGCCTGAAAAAGCCTGTCAATTCTCTAGGAGGAACCATGTCCAAACCAACCCGTACGGAATCCGATTCCTTCGGCGCTCTCGAAATACCGGTCGACAGATATTTCGGAGCCCAGACTGCTCGTTCTGTGATGAATTTCCCGATCGGCGGCGAGACAATGCCGGTGCCCCTTGTGCACGCACTCGGTGTGATCAAACAGGCGGCCGCCCGCGTGAACCGGAAGCAGGAAAAACTGGCTGAGGAAATCTCCGAAGCCATCGAACAGGCTGCCGGAGAAGTCGCGGACGGCCGGTTTGACGGCCACTTTCCACTTGTCGTCTGGCAAACCGGCTCCGGAACACAGTCTAATATGAACGCCAACGAGGTCATCGCAAACCGGGCGATCGAGATAATGGGCGGCGAAATCGGTTCAAAGAAGCCCGTTCATCCGAACGACCATTGCAACATGAGCCAGTCGTCGAACGATACATTTCCAACCGCAATGCATATTGCGGCTGCGCGGGAGATCAAGCTGACCCTGTTGCCTGCGCTGTCGCACCTGAAATTGGCGCTGACAGCAAAGTCGACCGAGTGGTCCGGGATCGTCAAGATCGGCCGGACTCACACCCAGGATGCCACACCGCTGACGCTCGGGCAGGAGTTCGGCGGTTACGCGGCGCAGCTTGAGCTCGGCATCCGTCGCGTTTCCGAGGCGCTTGACGGACTTTACGACCTGGCACAGGGCGGCACAGCCGTGGGCACGGGGCTCAACACACAGAAAGGCTTTGCCGATCAATTCGCGGCCGAGGTCGCGTATATAACCGGGCTTCCCTTCCGCACGGCACCGAACAAGTTCGAGGCTCTGGCGGCTCATGATGCCTACGTCTATGCCCATGGCGCCTTGAATACCGTCGCCGTTTCTCTGTTCAAGATTGCAAACGACATTCGTTTTCTCGGCTCCGGTCCACGTTCCGGTCTGGGAGAACTCACCCTGCCGGAAAACGAGCCCGGCTCGTCAATCATGCCGGGCAAGGTCAACCCGACGCAATGCGAGGCGCTCACCATGGTCTGCGCACAGGTACACGGCAATCAGTCAACCATTTCCTTCGCAGGCAGTCAGGGACATTTCGAACTGAACGTGTTCAAACCGGTGATGGCCTACGCCATGCTGCAGTCGATCAAGCTGCTCGCAGATGCGTCTATGAGCTTCGCGGACCGTTGCGTTTCCGGCATCAAGGCCAATGAAGACAATATCAAGGTCCTGATGGAGCGCTCATTGATGCTGGTGACTGCGCTGGCACCGGCAATCGGCTACGACAAGGCGACCGAAATCGCCAAGACGGCCCACAAGAACGGCACGTCCCTGCGCGAGGAGGCTCTCAGCCTCGGCTATGTCACAGCAAAGCAGTTCGACTCGCTTGTACGCCCCGAGCAGATGATCGGTCCCAACGATTGATGGGCGTTTCAGTTTTTAAGCAAAGGTGACCCTCACGCTGAGAACTGGACCATTTGAAGCGGGAATTTTCTCATAATATCCTTGGTTGGGCTATGGAGAGAAGACGATGAAGACGTCCCGTCTTTCGGAGCAGCATATTGCGCTCATCCTGAAGCAGGTTGATGACGGTTTGGGCGTTGAAGATGTCTGCCGCAAGGCTGGCGTTTCACAACAGACCTATTACCGCTGGAGCAAGAAGTATGGCGGTTTGATGCCGTCGGAAGTTAAACGGTTGAAGCAGCTGGAGGAGGAGAACCGTCGTCTGAAGGAGATGGTCGCCGATCTTTCCCTGGACAAGGCCATGTTGCAGGATGTCCTTTCAAAAAAGCTGTAAAGCCTG is a window of Labrenzia sp. CE80 DNA encoding:
- a CDS encoding ChuX/HutX family heme-like substrate-binding protein; the protein is MNKIFKGTDVGTRLVVDNTSASRKQSAGSTHCEIADLYLSAGNRARGLSGGVDLLRNWLPSFERVIASTANACAVMADIGIYQVPMCVGEDLTFDNTGIATRLLTTSIETLVAVEADVSSKEPPSLQAFDAAGRAVHKCHIASLSDQLAFDVLMYGAREKDLAMSLPGPFFGFVSEALKPAGKLPAQSFCEQDVKDTLDNCLRYEGKSRHDRLKKMDRSEAWTIDRQVIPHVLRYFCELRMPMMIGVPSSACMQLKSGRLDDFRQHGDLLELDAEACRVYLDPAAISEYWVVRNRNGLSLECYSKSGACVLVFAHNRLPESRFNQTWTEVMQSLPRCGAAQQAHHGER
- a CDS encoding VOC family protein is translated as MNTNVTDTNYPAVAVPVLFSADLRRTSMFYSDALGFAVYRESDGLRVRRSQLDLKITLMTNADLMANLSVVFRVDEIGKLHEEYRGRSLPNLGQVKHGICGKPQFSLTDPDGNSLYFVETA
- the fumC gene encoding class II fumarate hydratase — encoded protein: MSKPTRTESDSFGALEIPVDRYFGAQTARSVMNFPIGGETMPVPLVHALGVIKQAAARVNRKQEKLAEEISEAIEQAAGEVADGRFDGHFPLVVWQTGSGTQSNMNANEVIANRAIEIMGGEIGSKKPVHPNDHCNMSQSSNDTFPTAMHIAAAREIKLTLLPALSHLKLALTAKSTEWSGIVKIGRTHTQDATPLTLGQEFGGYAAQLELGIRRVSEALDGLYDLAQGGTAVGTGLNTQKGFADQFAAEVAYITGLPFRTAPNKFEALAAHDAYVYAHGALNTVAVSLFKIANDIRFLGSGPRSGLGELTLPENEPGSSIMPGKVNPTQCEALTMVCAQVHGNQSTISFAGSQGHFELNVFKPVMAYAMLQSIKLLADASMSFADRCVSGIKANEDNIKVLMERSLMLVTALAPAIGYDKATEIAKTAHKNGTSLREEALSLGYVTAKQFDSLVRPEQMIGPND
- a CDS encoding transposase, with the protein product MKTSRLSEQHIALILKQVDDGLGVEDVCRKAGVSQQTYYRWSKKYGGLMPSEVKRLKQLEEENRRLKEMVADLSLDKAMLQDVLSKKL